In the Candidatus Thermokryptus mobilis genome, ACTTTCACTACAAGCTCTTCACTTTTAAAAGTTAAAGCGATAAAGTTTGGTCAATCTGTCAAACAAGTTGTTGATGTTCCAATTGGGACGCAATTTTCGGTCCCGGAATTTGGTTCAACCGTGATGATGGTTGTCTTCATCGTCATAAATACTGGTTCAACAAGCGCGACTTACTCATATAGTTCGCAAGGGAGACAAATTGCATTTTATGTTGAAACCGCCTATGACGATGGAACACCTGATAGATTTGCTGGTCAAGCAAATTTCCTTGGATTTGGAAACAATAGAATTGGATATGGCTGGGCTGTGAAATTTATCCCCGAGGTAAGCGTGAATCAACTTATAAACGCTAAGATACTTGCAGCTTTTGCACAAGAATTTTCTGGCTCAAATATACCTTCCAATGCTCCAAAGGACTTTTATTTCCATATTTGGTCCGACAACAATGGCTTGCCCGGAAATGACATAATTACACCATTCCTATTTTCAACGAATAGACCCGGGTATGATGGGCAATTTCTCACAATTGATTTAAGCCCGTATGCTTCCCAATTGAGTAACCTTGGAACAATTTATATTGGATTTACAGAAAACGATACAATCGGAACATATGTTGGAATGGACAGCACGACGAAGACAAACTATACTTATGCATTTTTTGGACCCGACCATCCAACAAGACCAAATCAATGGGTTCCAATGGAAAACCTTCAANNNNNNNNNNNNNNNNNNNNNNNNNNNNNNNNNNNNNNNNNNNNNNNNNNNNNNNNNNNNNNNNNNNNNNNNNNNNNNNNNNNNNNNNNNNNNNNNNNNNNNNNNNNNNNNNNNNNNNNNNNNNNNNNNNNNNNNNNNNNNNNNNNNNNNNNNNNNNNNNNNNNNNNNNNNNNNNNNNNNNNNNNNNNNNNNNNNNNNNNNNNNNNNNNNNNNNNNNNNNNNNNNNNNNNNNNNNNNNNNNNNNNNNNNNNNNNNNNNNNNNNNNNNNNNNNNNNNNNNNNNNNNNNNNNNNNNNNNNNNNNNNNNNNNNNNNNNNNNNNNNNNNNNNNNNNNNNNNNNNNNNNNNNNNNNNNNNNNNNNNNNNNNNNNNNNNNNNNNNNNNNNNNNNNNNNNNNNNNNNNNNNNNNNNNNNNNNNNNNNNNNNNNNNNNNNNNNNNNNNNNNNNNNNNNNNNNNNNNNNNNNNNNNNNNNNNNNNNNNNNNNNNNNNNNNNNNNNNNNNNNNNNNNNNNNNNNNNNNNNNNNNNNNNNNNNNNNNNNNNNNNNNNNNNNNNNNNNNNNNNNNNNNNNNNNNNNNNNNNNNNNNNNNNNNNNNNNNNNNNNNNNNNNNNNNNNNNNNNNNNNNNNNNNNNNNNNNNNNNNNNNNNNNNNNNNNNNNNNNNNNNNNNNNNNNNNNNNNNNNNNNNNNNNNNNNNNNNNNNNNNNNNNNNNNNNNNNNNNNNNNNNNNNNNNNNNNNGCGGTTGGAATATGATGATTAGGGCAACCTTTGCTTACACTGATACGACGAGACCAAATCTTGTCGTCGGATTTTTCCAGAACCCAATCTTCAGCGAACGACTTGATGTTTTTGTCGCAAGTCAATCAAAACTTAATAAAAATAATCTTTCAGGAACTTTAACCCAGGGTTCAAATGTCGTTAATCTGGTCTTCCAACCGGTTCCAAACTCAAACGACAAAGTTTTCGTTGACAACAACATCACACTAAGCTCAAGCGGAACAATTGAGATACGTGTAAGGGGAACGGCAAAATATGGATTCATTTACTCCGATACCGCCTATACATTTAATGTTCAATTTCTCCAATCTGTTTCGGGTGGATATATTGCCTCAACGGATGGGAAAATGGAAGTTGAATTCCCGCGTAATTCTCTTAAAGGTGATGCATACATCATTGCCTTCACTGGAAACTCTGATGTCACAAATACGGAAATTGAGAATATAAACTCAAGGTTTAGTCAAATTTACACTGTTAGCCCCGTTGGATATGAATTGACGAGTCCAGCTATTTTAAAAATTTACCTTGACCCGGTGAAGATATCATCAATTCCGATTGATGAATTGACGATCGCCTATTGGGATGGGACAAAATGGGTTGGTTTAAACTCAATTGTTTCTTCAAATGGCGAATTCATCACGACTGAAATTAGCAGGCTTGGTCATTTCATAGTGACCCGCAAGAGCGAAGTCACAATGGTTGAACTTCCAAGAGTTGAGATACCGCAAAAATTTGAACTTTATCAAAACTATCCAAACCCGTTCAATCCAGCGACGAGCATCTCATTTGACTTAGCTGAAGATGTTTTTGTGACTCTAAAAATCTATAACATACTTGGTCAAGAGATCAGAACTCTTGTGAGTGATTTTAAGCCAGCAGGTAGGTATACGATCGTTTGGGATGGTAAAGATAATAAGGGAAATGTCGTTGGATCTGGGATTTATCTTTATAAAATCACGGCTGGGAAATTCACAAAGACAATGAAAATGGTTTTAGCAAAATAAAAAATGGAGAGCAAAATGAAAATGAAAAGGTTTTTGGCGAGTTTAATTTTGATCACTTTAACTTTATCTTTCTTCATAGGCTGTAAAAAGCAAACAACAGGACCGAGCNNNNNNNNNNNNNNNNNNNNNNNNNNNNNNNNNNNNNNNNNNNNNNNNNNNNNNNNNNNNNNNNNNNNNNNNNNNNNNNNNNNNNNNNNNNNNNNNNNNNNNNNNNNNNNNNNNNNNNNNNNNNNNNNNNNNNNNNNNNNNNNNNNNNNNNNNNNNNNNNNNNNNNNNNNNNNNNNNNNNNNNNNNNNNNNNNNNNNNNNNNNNNNNNNNNNNNNNNNNNNNNNNNNNNNNNNNNNNNNNNNNNNNNNNNNNNNNNNNNNNNNNNNNNNNNNNNNNNNNNNNNNNNNNNNNNNNNNNNNNNNNNNNNNNNNNNNNNNNNNNNNNNNNNNNNNNNNNNNNNNNNNNNNNNNNNNNNNNNNNNNNNNNNNNNNNNNNNNNNNNNNNNNNNNNNNNNNNNNNNNNNNNNNNNNNNNNNNNNNNNNNNNNNNNNNNNNNNNNNNNNNNNNNNNNNNNNNNNNNNNNNNNNNNNNNNNNNNNNNNNNNNNNNNNNNNNNNNNNNNNNNNNNNNNNNNNNNNNNNNNNNNNNNNNNNNNNNNNNNNNNNNNNNNNGAAGTTCAATTAAGTGGCAGTGGGGACGAGACGATACTTAAAATCATAAATTTGATTCAGTCGGGTTGGCAATTATTCACGGCGAGAAATTATGATGGGGCTTTGGTGAAATTTGACTCTGCGGTTACGCTTGCGCGAACGAACACAATCTATGATTCACTTCAAGCAAGCGCCGAATGTGGAAGGGGCTGGACAAGAGCTTACAGACGAGAATTCTCACTTGCAAAAAATGATTTATTGAACTCGCTTGCTCATCAATCAATTTCGCAAAATGTAAAGTTGAATTCAAAAGCTGGGCTTTCACTTGTGCATCACGCTTTAAATGAATTTTCTGCAGCGATACAAAGAGCGCTTGAAGTTTTGAATGAGAATGCAAACTATGTTTTTGAATATGACAATCGCGTTTATCATAAGAGATTGCGACTTGTCCTCGCTCAATCATATTACACGCTTGGCGATTTTCAAAACGCAGCTAAACAGCTTGATATAATTGACCCAGCTGGAGCGCCTCATTCAACCGACCCAGTAGTCCTTCTTAAGCAAATACAAGATATGTGGAGCAGATTATAAAGTAATCCGCTCCCCCGACTATCAGGGGGAGCTGGATACTTTCACACCGATTGACTTTTAACCCGATTTGTTATTAAATTTTAAAAAAATTTAAAGGAGAAACAGAATGTGCCTCGGGATTCCAGGGAGAATAATTGAGATTTTTGATGAGAACGGATTAAAGATGGGGAAAGTTGACTTCGGGGGTGTTGTGAAAACAGTTTGCCTTGAATATATTCCAGACGCCCAAGTAGGTGATTATACAGTCGTGCATGTCGGATTCGGGATAAGCAAGTTAAACGAGCAAGAAGCAAAAGAGATGCTTTTTTATCTTGAAAAGATGGGATTTCTGAAAAATGAACTCGGCGATTGAAAATGAAGTTCATAGATGAATACCGAGATTCAAAACTAGTCAAAGCGTATCTTGAGAAGATATATGAGATAACAACACGCGAATGGACGATAATGGAGATATGCGGTGGGCAAACGCACACGATTATAAAATATGGAATTGATGAATTATTGCCGGATAAAATTAACATCGTTCATGGTCCGGGTTGTCCTGTATGCGTCACACCGATTGAAATAATTGATAAAGCAATTGAAATTGCTTCAACGCCTGGGGTGATATTTTGTTCATTTGGGGATATGCTCAGAGTCCCCGGGTCAAATAAAGACCTGTTCACAGTCAAGTCCGAGGGTGCAGATATTAGGATTGTTTATTCACCGCTTGATGCCGTAAAAATAGCGATGAAAAACCCCGACAAAAAAGTTATTTTCTTTGCTATCGGTTTTGAGACAACAGCACCAGCAAATGCTATGGCAGTGTGGAGAGCGAAAGAACTTGGCTTAAAAAATTTCTTCGTTCTTGTCTCCCATGTTCGTGTTCCACCAGCGATCGTAACCATACTTGAGTCACCTTGGAATATGATAAACGGCTTCATTGCTGCAGGTCATGTTTGCACTGTGATGGGATATGAGGAATATGAACCGATAGCAAAGAAATATAAAGTTCCGATTGTCGTCACGGGCTTTGAGCCGGTTGACATAGTGCAGGGAATTTTTATGCTGATTAAACAACTTGAGGAAGGACGATTTGAAGTTGAAAATCAATATACCCGTTCTGTCAGGCGTGAAGGGAACATACCAGCAAAGGAATTAATTTTTAAAGTTTTCAAAATTTCAGATATGAAATGGCGAGGGATTGGACTAATACCTGAGAGTGGTTTTAAACTTAAAGATGAATTCTCTGAATTTGACGCCGAAAAAGCGTTTGGTGGTATATCGGAGATAAAAACTGAAGAATCTTCACTTTGCATAAGTGGTTATGTTTTGCAAGGCGTGAAAAAACCGAGTGAATGTCCCGCGTTCGGGACCATATGTACACCACTTAATCCACTTGGGGCACCTATGGTTTCATCAGAAGGAGCTTGCGCAGCTTACTACAATTATGGAAGAATAAAAACTTAACATTTCCCCATTTGCTATGGCGAGCGAATTTAACTTGAATTGCCCCACTCCAATTTCAAATTACGACAAAATTTTACTCGGGCATGGAAGCGGTGGAAAATTAACATCCGAGTTGATCAAAAACATCTTCCTCCCGGCTTTTGAAAATCCATATCTCGCTGAACTCGGAGACCAAGCGGTGATAAACTTGAATGGTTTAAAAATCGCTTTTACAACGGACTCTTATGTTGTCAATCCTATTTTCTTCCCTGGTGGTGATATAGGGGAACTTGCTGTAAATGGAACTGTAAATGACCTTGCTGTTGGTGGAGCAAAACCGCTTTTCATAAGTGCCGGTTTCATACTTGAAGAGGGTTTCTCTATTTCCGACTTGTGCAAAATAGTTGAAAGTATGAAAAAAGCTTGTGCTCGCGCTGGTGTAATTTTGGTCACTGGTGATACTAAAGTTGTTGAAAAAGGTAAAGGTGATAAAATTTTCATCAATACCTCGGGCATTGGAATCATTGAAAAAGAAATTGAAATCTCACCAAGGAAAGTGAAACCTGGGGATAAAATTTTAATCAATGGACCGATAGGGCTCCATGGAATAGCAATACTTTCAAAACGAGAGGGGATAGAATTTGAAGTTGAAATTGAAAGTGACACCGCTCCTTTAAACTCCCTCGTTGAAGATATTTTATCTGTAAGTGAAAATATCCACTGGATGCGTGACCCGACGCGCGGAGGTGTATCAAGCGCTTTGAATGAACTGGCGCAATCAGCTAAACTTGGCGTTGAAATATGGGAATCGGAAATTCCTATACCAGAGCCAGTGAAAGCAGCTTGTGAAATGCTCGGGCTTGATCCACTTTATGTGGCAAATGAGGGGAAGTTGATCGCGGTCGTCTCAAACGAAGATGCGGAAAAAGTTCTTGAGGCAATGAGAGCTAATCCCCTTGGAAAAGAAGCGCAAATGATAGGTGAGATAACGGACGAGCACCCCAGCGTTGTCCTTATGAAAACACTTGTTGGTGGGAAAAGAGTGGTTGATATGCTCGCTGGGGAACAATTACCAAGAATTTGTTAAAATTTATCTCCTAACCTCAGATATCCTCCTCAACATTGAGACGATGAAACCGGCAAGTATAACAAGAACACCGAACCAAACGAGGTTTATAAACGGCTTAACACTCGCTTCTATGACAAGAACCTCCGTTGGCTCGTCTTTAACTTCCGAATCAATCGCTCCATCTCCAAAAGTCACAGCTATTTGACCACCTTCAACATTTAAATTGACGAATGTCAATTGCTTATCGCCAATTTTAATTGGCTCAGGCATTGGATTATTATTTCTGTAATAAATCTTAGGTATGACTTGCTCTTTTTTCCCCTTGTAGATTACCTCTATGACAGCACCAATTGCAAAATCTTGACCGCTCATCATCTTCGCCATATCATCTGGTGTCATATCAAAGCGGATGAATTTAAGCGTATACCCACCTATCGTTTTTTCTTGGTTCTTGTTGAGTATGATCAACTCCCCAGTTGAATGTGGATTGAATACGCCACTTTTCTCCAAACTCATCGGTGAAAGGTAAAGGTCATTCGTCAGCATATTCTTAATCAAAAAAGCGGGAAGTTTTGGGTTGCTAAAAATATCATAGTTTAAAAGGCTAAAAATATACGGATGTCGCATCACCCCTTGATTATACTCACTGAAATACATTTGTAAAGGCGCAACAAATGAATCGCCATCTTTTTCAACCTTTACATTATACGCAACCCTTTCTTTGTCTATCTTCTGATTTCCGATGTAGGTGAGTTTATAGCCAAAAGCGGTAACTTCCTGACCCTTCGGAAGTGAAAGAACCTGGCTTTTGTCATATTTTGTTGATGCGATGACACCAAGTAGAAAAAGTCCAACGCCGACATGTGTCAACGATGCACCTATATATTTTGGATTCCCACGGGCGATTTTATATGCAATCCTCAAATTAACGAAGAAAGCAAACGAAGAAGTAAGGATGAAAAGCGCCATTAAAATTTCCCTTACGCCAATTATGATTAAAATTGATGTAAAAATCGTTGATGCCGATGTTGGGAACATAAGCGTTTTCAAAAGCGCCTCGGGCTTTGTTTTTCTCCACCACATAACTTGGGCAAGTCCTATGAGAAGCGCCATGATTATCCCCAAAGGAAGTGTCGTTTTGTTATAATATGAAATATCAACCGCACTTGCCTTGCCCTCTAAAATCTTCGTTATGATCGGCGATGAAGTCCCAGCAATTACAAATCCAGCTATGACAACAAGCAAGACGGATGCAAGAAATAAATTATACTCACGAGAGAGGAGATCTGATTCAACTTTAACTTTGGGTATCTCCTTTCTCCTTGCAAATAAAAGCCCAAATCCAATTCCGGAAAACACGATCATAATTGATATCAAAAGTGAATAAACCCACATCCCAGGGTCAACGAATGAATGAACCGATGTATCTCCTAAAATTCCACTTCTTGTCAAGAAGGTGCTATAAAGGACAAGGATAAAGGCAAGGATTGACATTCCGAGATTCCATCTTGCAAAGGCACCCGTTCTTTTCTGAACAAGCATTGTATGAATTGTTCCAACCGCTATCAACCACGGGACAAGCGATGAATTTTCAACGGGGTCCCAGCCCCAGAAACCACCCCAGCCAAGCGTTTCATAAGCCCAGAAGCCACCTATAGCAATCCCTGCACCAAGCGACAAAGATGCAAATATAGTCCAAGGCATTGCTGGTTTAACCCAAGTCAGATATTCCCTCCTCAAAAGAGCAACAATTGCGTGTGAGTAAGGTATCGCCATTGAAGCAAAACCGATGAAAATTATCGGCGGATGAATAACCATCCAAAAGTTTTGCAAAAGTGGATTCAAACCTCGCCCCTCAGGTGGAACGAAACCCTCATGAACTTGACCAGGCCATGTCTCCCAAATATACTCAAACGGACTTTTAACTATCAATATCAACAAAAGAAAAACTTTAACAAGTGAGTAAACACTCATAACCTCAGGCTCATATCCATTCCGACGTGCATAGCTCATCAAAAACAGACCCAATATTGAAGTATAAAATGTCCAGAGCATGAAACTGCCTTCCTGACCAGCATAAAATGTGGAGATCAAAAGAGGAGTTGATAAGTCAGTTGAACTATAACTCCAAACATATGTATATTGAAATTGATGCGTTAAAATAAGATAAAGCAAAAAAGCACTCGCAAGGATAACTGTCACCGCAGAAATGTGATAACTTAATCTCGCTTTTGGAATTAAATTCCTCCTACCTTTGAAACCGAGATAATAACCTATCGTTGCAAAAAGAACCGAAACGAAAGCAATGTATATTAAAATTCTCCCTACCATATCTCCCTCTAAAATTTAATTTTGATATTTTTTAAGTGCATCAGCTGATTGATACTTTGAAGGACACTTCGTTAAAATCTCTTGGGACTCAAATTTTCCATCCTTGTAATATCCCTTTACCACAACATGTGACGCTATCTCAAAGTTATTCGGTCTTGGACCCTTGTGGACTACTTTAACTATCTCGCCATTGTCATCTTTGAGGTAAAAGACAAACTGATTCAACCTTGCGTCATAGTAACTTTCTTTATCTCTTACCCATTCGCCGACGATTTGGACCTTTTTAGCCGTCTTTTTCGCTTCCTCTATCGTCACATACTTAACATTACTTTCCATAAAAGAATAAGCTCCAAAAATTATAAAAACAGCGATCAAAACTGAGCCGACGATGATCTTAATCTTCATCTCTCACCTCCCTCTTTGTTTTCAATCTTTAAAAGTTCATCCTCTATTTTTTTCAACCTCATGTCCAATCTCAAAAGATAACCGAAAACGGATAACCAGACGATAAGCGCTATGACAAGGACAAGATAAATTGAGTTCTTTTCAAGGAATTCATACATTTTTCTCTGCCTCCATATAAATTTTATTTTCAATTTGAATTTTCAAGACCTCGGCTTTGGTGCGAATTTTAAAAACCCAAAAATAAACAAGTGTAAACCCGATAAGTGAAGCAAAGAAAAGAACTCTCATATTTGGGTCCATCTTAAAAGTCACAACTGGACCTGCTCCTTCTGGGTCACCCTTTGAACCGGGATGAAGCCCGGGCATTATTCTCGGCATTATGAAGATAAAAAATGGAACTGTGACAAAAGCGATTATTGAATAAACAGCAGAGAGAGTCGCTTTTCTCTCTTCAACATCAATTGCGGACCTTAAGACAAAATAAGCCCCGTAAATTAAAAGCAAAACAAAAATTGATGTTTCTCTTGGGTCCCAATTCCAAAACGATCCCCAATTAAACTTCGCCCAAATTGAACCAGTTACCGTCGTCACAAAACAAAACAGGAATCCAATTTCTGCCGAAGCCGATGATTTGACATCATTAACTATGTCCCTTGAATTAAGATATTTTATCCCATAGAGCATTGAAACGAAAAAAGCTATTACACTTAACCAAGCAGACGGCACATGAAGGAAAATTATCCTTGCCCTCTCACCAAGCCCAGGGATGAAACCAATTGGAATTGTAAAAGCAAGAACAGTTATCAACGCCATGTATACTCCGAGCAAAATCTTCCAGATCATTTAATCTCCGAGTTTTTTGTTAAATTATTTCAAATTTCGTGCCAGTTTCAAATCAAATTTTTTATTCAAATTTTAAACACGAAATCAAACCTTCTCTGTCCAAATTTTCAACATCTTCCTAAAAGTAAAACAAGAATGCCACAAAAATTATTCCTTCCATATATAATCAAACAAAAGATAGGACGCAGTGATAACGACAATTGAATAAGAGAGCAAAATTCTAAGATGTCCGCTTGCTTCGGCAAGCGTTGCTCCTTCAATTGAAAGTTGCGTCATATTAATCGTCGTCATAAGCAACGGCAATAAAACCGGAAAGGAAAGGACTGGATAAAGCGTTCCCTTCGTATTCGCCTTCGCTATGATAGCAGCAATTATAGTTGAAGCTGAGGCAAGCCCAACACCACCAAGGAAAAGACAAATTAAAAAGACATCAAAGCTTTTCACTTTGAAATTTTCCATCGTAAAAATATAAGTTATCACGATGAAAACATTAAGCCCTGTTATCAAAGCAAGATTAAAAAGCAATTTCCCGAAATAAACTGCGCTAGGTCTAGTTGCAAGTTGAAGAAACATAACCGTCCCTCTATCCTCTTCGCTCACGAATGTCCTTGAAAGTCCTGACATAGCAGAGAAAAAAATAACTACCCAAAGCAACCCAGAAAGTAATGTCCCTCCGAGAGATTCACCAGCGGTTGAAAACAAAATCACCGAGATCGTCACGACAACAAACATAAACAAAGCATTAAGGGCATATCTCGTCCTAAGCTCGGATTTCAAATCCTTCAAAAAAATTGCAAAGATGCTACTTAACAACTCTCTCCCTTGACTTTAATTTCAATTCATCAAGATTTATAACCTCATCACACATTTGAATTTCATCTGGTTCATTTGTAGCAACGATCAATATCCCTTTGGATTTTCGCTCTCTTGCAATTGACCAAACCATATCAACTCCTTCAGAGTCAAGATTTGTCGTGGGTTCATCAAGGATTAAAATGACTGGATCGTGAAGCAAAGCGCAA is a window encoding:
- a CDS encoding FlgD immunoglobulin-like domain containing protein, with the translated sequence GWNMMIRATFAYTDTTRPNLVVGFFQNPIFSERLDVFVASQSKLNKNNLSGTLTQGSNVVNLVFQPVPNSNDKVFVDNNITLSSSGTIEIRVRGTAKYGFIYSDTAYTFNVQFLQSVSGGYIASTDGKMEVEFPRNSLKGDAYIIAFTGNSDVTNTEIENINSRFSQIYTVSPVGYELTSPAILKIYLDPVKISSIPIDELTIAYWDGTKWVGLNSIVSSNGEFITTEISRLGHFIVTRKSEVTMVELPRVEIPQKFELYQNYPNPFNPATSISFDLAEDVFVTLKIYNILGQEIRTLVSDFKPAGRYTIVWDGKDNKGNVVGSGIYLYKITAGKFTKTMKMVLAK
- a CDS encoding heme lyase CcmF/NrfE family subunit codes for the protein MVGRILIYIAFVSVLFATIGYYLGFKGRRNLIPKARLSYHISAVTVILASAFLLYLILTHQFQYTYVWSYSSTDLSTPLLISTFYAGQEGSFMLWTFYTSILGLFLMSYARRNGYEPEVMSVYSLVKVFLLLILIVKSPFEYIWETWPGQVHEGFVPPEGRGLNPLLQNFWMVIHPPIIFIGFASMAIPYSHAIVALLRREYLTWVKPAMPWTIFASLSLGAGIAIGGFWAYETLGWGGFWGWDPVENSSLVPWLIAVGTIHTMLVQKRTGAFARWNLGMSILAFILVLYSTFLTRSGILGDTSVHSFVDPGMWVYSLLISIMIVFSGIGFGLLFARRKEIPKVKVESDLLSREYNLFLASVLLVVIAGFVIAGTSSPIITKILEGKASAVDISYYNKTTLPLGIIMALLIGLAQVMWWRKTKPEALLKTLMFPTSASTIFTSILIIIGVREILMALFILTSSFAFFVNLRIAYKIARGNPKYIGASLTHVGVGLFLLGVIASTKYDKSQVLSLPKGQEVTAFGYKLTYIGNQKIDKERVAYNVKVEKDGDSFVAPLQMYFSEYNQGVMRHPYIFSLLNYDIFSNPKLPAFLIKNMLTNDLYLSPMSLEKSGVFNPHSTGELIILNKNQEKTIGGYTLKFIRFDMTPDDMAKMMSGQDFAIGAVIEVIYKGKKEQVIPKIYYRNNNPMPEPIKIGDKQLTFVNLNVEGGQIAVTFGDGAIDSEVKDEPTEVLVIEASVKPFINLVWFGVLVILAGFIVSMLRRISEVRR
- a CDS encoding cytochrome c maturation protein CcmE domain-containing protein; the encoded protein is MKIKIIVGSVLIAVFIIFGAYSFMESNVKYVTIEEAKKTAKKVQIVGEWVRDKESYYDARLNQFVFYLKDDNGEIVKVVHKGPRPNNFEIASHVVVKGYYKDGKFESQEILTKCPSKYQSADALKKYQN
- a CDS encoding HypC/HybG/HupF family hydrogenase formation chaperone, whose amino-acid sequence is MCLGIPGRIIEIFDENGLKMGKVDFGGVVKTVCLEYIPDAQVGDYTVVHVGFGISKLNEQEAKEMLFYLEKMGFLKNELGD
- a CDS encoding heme exporter protein CcmB, encoding MKDLKSELRTRYALNALFMFVVVTISVILFSTAGESLGGTLLSGLLWVVIFFSAMSGLSRTFVSEEDRGTVMFLQLATRPSAVYFGKLLFNLALITGLNVFIVITYIFTMENFKVKSFDVFLICLFLGGVGLASASTIIAAIIAKANTKGTLYPVLSFPVLLPLLMTTINMTQLSIEGATLAEASGHLRILLSYSIVVITASYLLFDYIWKE
- a CDS encoding CcmD family protein is translated as MYEFLEKNSIYLVLVIALIVWLSVFGYLLRLDMRLKKIEDELLKIENKEGGER
- the hypE gene encoding hydrogenase expression/formation protein HypE produces the protein MASEFNLNCPTPISNYDKILLGHGSGGKLTSELIKNIFLPAFENPYLAELGDQAVINLNGLKIAFTTDSYVVNPIFFPGGDIGELAVNGTVNDLAVGGAKPLFISAGFILEEGFSISDLCKIVESMKKACARAGVILVTGDTKVVEKGKGDKIFINTSGIGIIEKEIEISPRKVKPGDKILINGPIGLHGIAILSKREGIEFEVEIESDTAPLNSLVEDILSVSENIHWMRDPTRGGVSSALNELAQSAKLGVEIWESEIPIPEPVKAACEMLGLDPLYVANEGKLIAVVSNEDAEKVLEAMRANPLGKEAQMIGEITDEHPSVVLMKTLVGGKRVVDMLAGEQLPRIC
- a CDS encoding cytochrome c biogenesis protein, with translation MIWKILLGVYMALITVLAFTIPIGFIPGLGERARIIFLHVPSAWLSVIAFFVSMLYGIKYLNSRDIVNDVKSSASAEIGFLFCFVTTVTGSIWAKFNWGSFWNWDPRETSIFVLLLIYGAYFVLRSAIDVEERKATLSAVYSIIAFVTVPFFIFIMPRIMPGLHPGSKGDPEGAGPVVTFKMDPNMRVLFFASLIGFTLVYFWVFKIRTKAEVLKIQIENKIYMEAEKNV
- the hypD gene encoding hydrogenase formation protein HypD, encoding MKFIDEYRDSKLVKAYLEKIYEITTREWTIMEICGGQTHTIIKYGIDELLPDKINIVHGPGCPVCVTPIEIIDKAIEIASTPGVIFCSFGDMLRVPGSNKDLFTVKSEGADIRIVYSPLDAVKIAMKNPDKKVIFFAIGFETTAPANAMAVWRAKELGLKNFFVLVSHVRVPPAIVTILESPWNMINGFIAAGHVCTVMGYEEYEPIAKKYKVPIVVTGFEPVDIVQGIFMLIKQLEEGRFEVENQYTRSVRREGNIPAKELIFKVFKISDMKWRGIGLIPESGFKLKDEFSEFDAEKAFGGISEIKTEESSLCISGYVLQGVKKPSECPAFGTICTPLNPLGAPMVSSEGACAAYYNYGRIKT